One part of the Tautonia rosea genome encodes these proteins:
- a CDS encoding glutamine amidotransferase, which yields MSERISLSLSPIGHWALVVLAAAAVVALTLWPYRKRLRDSTDRRKYLVVGLRMVAVLLALLACVRPSVLIMQKVKQQVSLIFLVDSSTSMKINDEANNRSRWGMARRALDRAQEVLGDTSADPDSGLAVKYYRFDRELHPGLPSDEITEPDGLQTTLGASLLEAVRRESGAPIASVVVMSDGASNGGVAPLTAAQNLRAQGVPITAVGFGSAAAGAGSRDIAVTGVQAPEAIFVKNEMEVRGALRVRGYAGQQLEVELRAEGFGQPVARATVQVPPDSEVVTTPPLRFAPQVAGEQLLTVQVASREGELIDSNNSFSTFVSVLPGGLNVLHLQGPGTIWEGKFVTRALDASREIQANLNVILGPGRGGQPAIPDEAFAPGAHDVYILGDVPAKFLSPNQQQLLARAVQAGAGLIMLGGRDSFGDGGWGATPLAEVLPTIMRSGDGQIEPADGLQVIPNPQALDNYVLQIGSTQAETASTWEQLPPIPGASRLGRPKQSAVVWALTPEREPLMVAQDGRGRVIAFGGETWPWYRASEASQEAHRKFWRQAILWLAHQEDQGQSRVELRLDRRRVAIGGAVELSALARDEQDQPVSDARYEAIVRPPGGEAAVPVDLFFQDDRARGTYSASGDPGIYGVEVIATGADGNEIGRATSRFLVFQDDLELENPAANIALLQQLSELTGGQFLRPEQLDRYLDDLDPESFSRVETQVEYRLWDNWPFLISFVGVLGVEWFVRKRMGWV from the coding sequence ATGAGCGAACGCATCAGCCTGAGTCTCAGCCCGATCGGACACTGGGCCCTGGTCGTCCTTGCCGCGGCCGCTGTGGTGGCGCTGACGCTCTGGCCGTACCGGAAACGACTGAGAGACAGCACCGACCGTCGCAAATATCTTGTCGTCGGCCTGCGAATGGTTGCGGTCCTTCTGGCGCTCCTGGCGTGCGTCAGACCGTCGGTCCTAATCATGCAAAAGGTCAAGCAGCAGGTCTCATTAATCTTCCTCGTCGACAGTTCGACCAGCATGAAGATCAATGATGAGGCCAACAACCGCAGCCGATGGGGAATGGCCCGCCGCGCTCTGGACCGGGCGCAAGAGGTGCTGGGGGACACTTCGGCCGATCCGGACTCGGGCCTGGCCGTGAAGTACTACCGTTTCGACCGCGAGCTCCACCCCGGCCTGCCTTCCGACGAGATAACCGAACCGGACGGCCTGCAAACAACGCTCGGCGCCTCGCTCCTGGAGGCCGTGCGACGGGAGAGCGGAGCACCGATTGCCTCGGTCGTGGTGATGTCTGACGGAGCTTCGAATGGCGGGGTCGCCCCCTTGACGGCGGCGCAGAACCTCAGGGCTCAAGGGGTGCCGATCACGGCGGTCGGCTTCGGGTCGGCCGCCGCCGGAGCTGGCTCCCGAGATATCGCCGTGACCGGGGTGCAGGCTCCCGAAGCCATCTTCGTGAAGAACGAGATGGAGGTCCGCGGGGCGCTCCGGGTTCGCGGGTACGCCGGTCAACAACTGGAAGTCGAGCTCCGCGCCGAGGGTTTCGGACAGCCCGTCGCCCGAGCGACCGTCCAGGTACCGCCCGACTCGGAAGTGGTGACAACGCCCCCCTTGCGGTTTGCCCCTCAGGTTGCGGGAGAGCAGTTGCTCACTGTCCAGGTTGCCTCGCGAGAGGGAGAGCTGATTGACTCGAACAACAGCTTCAGCACCTTTGTGAGTGTCTTGCCCGGTGGGCTCAACGTGTTGCACCTTCAGGGTCCTGGGACGATCTGGGAAGGGAAGTTCGTCACCCGCGCGCTCGATGCCTCCCGAGAAATCCAGGCGAACCTCAACGTGATTCTTGGCCCGGGCCGCGGTGGTCAGCCCGCCATCCCCGACGAAGCCTTTGCGCCAGGCGCTCATGATGTCTACATTCTCGGTGATGTCCCGGCCAAATTCCTGTCACCGAATCAGCAGCAGTTGCTCGCCCGAGCCGTCCAGGCCGGTGCCGGCTTGATCATGCTCGGTGGACGCGACAGCTTTGGCGATGGCGGCTGGGGAGCAACCCCCCTGGCCGAGGTTCTCCCGACGATCATGAGAAGCGGCGACGGTCAGATCGAGCCCGCAGACGGGCTTCAGGTCATTCCCAACCCGCAGGCCCTCGACAACTACGTCTTGCAGATTGGCTCGACCCAGGCCGAGACCGCCAGCACCTGGGAACAACTTCCGCCGATTCCCGGCGCAAGCCGACTCGGCCGCCCGAAGCAATCGGCCGTTGTCTGGGCGTTGACACCCGAACGGGAACCGTTGATGGTTGCCCAGGATGGCCGCGGGCGCGTCATTGCCTTCGGCGGCGAAACCTGGCCCTGGTACCGCGCCTCGGAAGCCAGCCAGGAAGCCCATCGCAAGTTCTGGCGGCAGGCGATCCTCTGGCTTGCCCACCAGGAAGATCAGGGACAATCCCGCGTGGAACTGCGCCTCGATCGTCGCCGCGTGGCCATCGGCGGGGCCGTCGAGCTGTCGGCACTCGCCCGAGACGAGCAAGATCAACCCGTCTCAGACGCCCGCTACGAGGCCATCGTTCGGCCCCCCGGAGGCGAGGCCGCCGTGCCGGTCGATCTGTTTTTTCAGGACGACCGCGCCCGTGGCACGTACTCCGCCTCTGGTGATCCGGGAATCTACGGTGTCGAGGTCATCGCCACCGGTGCCGATGGCAACGAAATCGGCCGAGCCACCTCTCGATTCCTTGTGTTCCAGGACGACCTGGAGCTGGAGAACCCGGCCGCAAACATCGCTCTGCTGCAGCAACTCTCCGAGCTGACCGGCGGCCAGTTCCTCCGTCCCGAACAACTCGACCGCTACCTCGACGATCTCGACCCGGAATCCTTCAGCCGGGTCGAAACCCAGGTCGAGTATCGCCTTTGGGACAATTGGCCGTTTCTGATCAGCTTCGTCGGCGTCCTCGGCGTCGAGTGGTTTGTCCGCAAGCGGATGGGATGGGTATGA
- a CDS encoding BatA domain-containing protein, with product MDISLIHAGLAAGAALAVVPLIIHLVMRQTPKRIVFPALRLLQQRHQRSTKRLKVKNWLLLLARMALVALMALALARPALNARVPLGDREVPTALAMVIDTSLSMGYVEQGKTRLDEAKEVANQVLRKLPESSQVYLIDSGVPTVPAAVSPSAARKRLEGLELRAANRSLNLSLERAYEALSESRRDLPRLEAYVLTDLARSSWEPGQTIPGRDRIKERSGREAATYLIRLAPDEFRNAAIVGLEARPASEPEADGRRAFELVATIRNTGPATTRLAEFLLDGSKRGQQDVQLPAEGQVEVIFRTPASLDAGLHQAEVRLDGVDPLPFDDRRFVTFESSPAFDVLVLYDPDPDDEPRFIDATFVAGALDPQATGIPNRVETLSTDQFDGRIPRELANYSCLVMNNVARLSPQAWEQLAAYVRNGGGLVVALGRNTEPDEYTSEAARSVIPGQPGAPVSPSGGTAFGDLVDPSHPLFLPYTREIAADLANIPVFTYRAFRPIEASYVRPLLTYQDGAPALIEATFDGPQVGRVLLWTTPLSRRPTPDDPDAWNEFPNPLAGWSFLALMQRTVPYLAGASGSRLNYEAGEIVILPLEPSVRAASYLVQGPTDQLNERINPDRDVSELIVEGPEALGQWTVLPTRGNAPAADPPQLGFSINPRPEEANFRPLQTDELNTLLGDPETFALADSPDAIDRVQRTARVGREIFPWLMILILVLLTAENYLANRFHREHATASPAPARAAA from the coding sequence ATGGATATTTCCTTGATCCACGCGGGTCTTGCGGCGGGAGCGGCCCTGGCGGTCGTGCCCCTGATCATCCATCTGGTCATGCGCCAGACGCCCAAGCGGATCGTCTTTCCCGCCCTTCGTCTCCTGCAGCAACGGCATCAGCGATCGACCAAGCGGCTGAAGGTCAAGAACTGGCTCCTGCTGCTCGCCCGGATGGCCTTGGTCGCCCTCATGGCCCTGGCCCTGGCACGGCCCGCGCTCAATGCCCGGGTGCCGCTCGGCGATCGCGAGGTGCCGACCGCCCTGGCGATGGTCATCGACACGAGCCTCTCGATGGGCTATGTCGAACAGGGCAAGACCCGACTCGACGAGGCGAAAGAAGTCGCCAATCAGGTGCTCCGCAAACTCCCCGAATCCAGCCAAGTTTATCTGATTGACTCCGGGGTACCCACCGTTCCGGCGGCCGTTTCCCCATCGGCGGCGCGAAAACGGCTGGAGGGGTTGGAGCTGCGGGCTGCCAACCGCTCGCTCAACCTCTCGCTCGAACGGGCGTACGAGGCCCTCTCCGAGAGTCGCCGCGATCTGCCCCGCCTCGAAGCCTATGTCCTGACTGATCTGGCCCGATCGTCGTGGGAGCCCGGTCAGACGATCCCCGGCCGAGATCGAATCAAGGAACGCTCCGGGCGCGAGGCGGCGACGTACCTCATCCGGCTCGCCCCCGACGAGTTTCGCAACGCGGCCATCGTCGGCCTGGAAGCTCGCCCCGCGTCGGAGCCGGAGGCTGATGGCCGTCGAGCATTCGAACTCGTGGCCACGATCCGGAACACCGGCCCGGCGACCACCCGGCTTGCCGAGTTCCTCCTCGATGGCTCGAAACGCGGTCAGCAAGACGTGCAACTGCCGGCCGAGGGTCAGGTTGAGGTCATCTTCCGTACCCCGGCGAGCCTCGACGCCGGATTGCATCAGGCCGAGGTGCGACTTGACGGGGTTGACCCCCTGCCCTTCGACGACCGACGCTTCGTCACGTTCGAATCCAGCCCCGCCTTTGATGTCCTCGTCCTTTACGACCCCGACCCCGACGACGAGCCCCGGTTCATTGACGCCACCTTCGTCGCCGGAGCCCTCGACCCGCAGGCCACCGGCATTCCGAACCGGGTCGAGACGCTCAGCACCGACCAATTCGACGGCCGGATTCCCCGAGAGTTGGCGAACTACTCATGCCTTGTCATGAACAATGTTGCTCGGCTTTCGCCTCAGGCGTGGGAACAACTGGCGGCGTACGTCCGGAATGGTGGCGGGTTGGTGGTCGCCCTCGGTCGAAACACTGAGCCGGATGAATACACCTCTGAGGCCGCTCGAAGCGTGATCCCCGGTCAGCCGGGAGCCCCCGTCTCCCCGTCCGGGGGCACCGCGTTCGGTGATCTGGTCGATCCGAGCCACCCCTTGTTCTTACCCTATACTCGGGAAATCGCCGCCGACCTGGCCAACATCCCCGTGTTCACTTATCGGGCGTTTCGACCCATCGAGGCCTCCTACGTCCGTCCCTTGCTGACCTATCAGGACGGTGCACCGGCCTTGATCGAGGCAACCTTTGACGGCCCGCAGGTCGGCCGGGTCTTGCTCTGGACAACCCCCCTCTCCCGTAGGCCGACCCCCGACGACCCCGATGCCTGGAACGAGTTCCCGAACCCCCTGGCCGGCTGGTCGTTCCTCGCCCTGATGCAGCGCACCGTGCCCTACCTGGCCGGTGCCTCGGGATCACGATTGAACTACGAAGCCGGGGAGATTGTCATTTTGCCGCTCGAACCGTCGGTTCGGGCCGCAAGCTACCTCGTGCAAGGGCCGACTGATCAGCTCAACGAACGAATCAACCCCGACCGAGACGTGTCCGAGTTGATCGTCGAAGGGCCCGAGGCCCTGGGTCAGTGGACGGTCTTACCGACGCGCGGAAACGCCCCGGCTGCCGATCCACCTCAGCTTGGCTTCAGCATTAACCCCCGGCCTGAGGAGGCGAACTTCCGCCCCCTCCAGACGGACGAACTCAACACGCTGCTCGGCGACCCCGAAACCTTCGCCCTGGCCGACTCTCCCGACGCCATCGATCGCGTGCAACGCACGGCCCGGGTCGGCCGGGAGATCTTCCCCTGGCTCATGATCCTGATCCTCGTCCTGCTGACCGCCGAGAATTACCTGGCCAACCGCTTCCATCGCGAGCACGCCACCGCAAGCCCGGCCCCCGCACGAGCCGCCGCGTGA
- a CDS encoding DUF58 domain-containing protein: MAVTAEQYLKPEVIRQVARLDLRARFIVEGFIAGLHASPFHGFSVEFSEHRKYTAGDNISDIDWNVFAKTDRFYIKKFEAETNLTGYLAMDLSASMGYTYRQDLTKFEYCISLAAALAYLMVHQQDPVGLVAFDTKIRQSLAPKSKRTQLTSILSLLARLRPSDVTDVAKCLHQLAGMIRHKGLIMLFSDLLDDPEPILKALYRLRYSGHDVILFHVLDEAEDSFPFDGMVELEDNETHQKLLVDANAMKADYLDELMAFRQRYRKECLAARIDYVPLHTGMPFDKALMSYLLSRQARG; encoded by the coding sequence TTGGCCGTCACGGCCGAACAGTACCTGAAGCCCGAGGTGATTCGCCAGGTGGCGCGGCTCGACCTACGGGCGCGGTTCATTGTTGAGGGGTTCATCGCCGGCCTGCACGCCAGCCCCTTCCACGGCTTCTCCGTGGAGTTCTCGGAGCACCGCAAGTACACCGCGGGCGATAACATCTCCGACATCGACTGGAACGTCTTCGCCAAGACCGACCGCTTTTATATCAAGAAGTTCGAAGCCGAGACGAACTTGACCGGCTACCTGGCGATGGACCTCTCGGCCTCGATGGGCTACACCTACCGGCAGGATCTCACGAAGTTCGAATACTGCATCAGCCTGGCCGCGGCCCTGGCGTACCTGATGGTCCACCAGCAAGACCCGGTCGGACTGGTTGCCTTCGATACCAAGATTCGCCAGAGCCTGGCCCCGAAAAGCAAGCGGACGCAGTTGACGAGCATCCTCTCCTTGCTGGCCCGGCTTCGTCCGTCCGACGTGACCGACGTGGCCAAGTGCCTCCACCAGCTCGCGGGCATGATCCGTCATAAAGGTCTGATCATGCTCTTTAGTGACTTGCTTGATGATCCCGAGCCGATCCTCAAGGCGCTGTACCGCCTCCGTTATTCCGGGCACGATGTCATCCTCTTTCACGTACTCGACGAGGCAGAAGACTCGTTTCCCTTCGACGGCATGGTCGAGCTGGAAGACAATGAAACGCACCAGAAACTCCTGGTCGATGCCAATGCCATGAAAGCCGATTACCTGGACGAATTGATGGCCTTCCGACAGCGCTACCGGAAAGAGTGCCTCGCGGCCAGGATTGATTACGTGCCGCTGCATACCGGCATGCCGTTTGATAAGGCGTTGATGAGCTACCTCCTCAGCCGGCAAGCCCGGGGCTGA
- a CDS encoding Uma2 family endonuclease, which translates to MSTQRTSLLLGPDDDGRFVSAEEFAEAEFVEPWTYEREAGRLVVVSPEGQRHLDDSKPWRQRLSRYWIEHPDVVEELAVQAWVRVDDGTDRIGDIGVYLVTAPGRSVPPIPERVPDLMFEIVSPGRTSRQRDYVTKRREYFQLGIREYVVIDPLRQAVTIFIRGPRGDRRRTLRRGHVYQSPMLPGLVVPIDEVF; encoded by the coding sequence ATGTCGACCCAACGCACCTCCCTGCTCCTCGGTCCCGACGACGACGGCCGATTCGTTTCGGCCGAGGAGTTCGCCGAGGCCGAGTTCGTCGAGCCCTGGACGTACGAACGAGAGGCCGGGAGGCTGGTCGTCGTGTCACCCGAAGGTCAACGCCATCTCGATGACTCGAAGCCCTGGCGGCAACGGCTGAGTCGATACTGGATCGAACATCCTGACGTCGTCGAAGAACTCGCCGTCCAGGCCTGGGTTCGCGTCGATGACGGCACCGACCGGATCGGCGATATCGGTGTCTACCTCGTGACCGCCCCCGGTCGTTCGGTCCCGCCGATTCCCGAGCGGGTTCCGGACCTTATGTTCGAGATCGTCAGCCCCGGCCGAACGTCGCGGCAGCGGGACTACGTCACCAAACGCCGCGAGTATTTCCAGCTCGGCATCCGGGAATATGTCGTGATCGACCCCTTGCGTCAGGCGGTGACGATCTTCATCCGAGGCCCTCGCGGCGACCGCCGCCGGACCTTGCGACGGGGGCACGTCTATCAGTCTCCGATGCTCCCGGGCTTGGTCGTGCCGATTGATGAGGTGTTCTGA
- a CDS encoding AAA family ATPase, with the protein MASSGDRISQLLDEFRNSRDVMITELSKSVIGQRDVLELILAAIFTRGHCLLVGVPGLAKTLIVSSMARILDVGFKRIQFTPDLMPSDITGTNVLEEPETGRRSFRFVPGPIFSNIILADEINRTPPKTQAALLQAMQEREVTVGQETMKLPEPFFVIATQNPIEQEGTYPLPEAQLDRFMFDIRVGYPSQEEEEKILSATTKGEFPELRKVLSAKAIVNLQKLITSVPISDYAVKYVAKLVRATRPGDPQAPAFVKELIDWGAGPRAGQNLILGGKAMAAMDGRFSVSLDDIRKVAVPVLRHRISTNFQAQAEGMSPDDLINRLVKEVREPDVPKYDRRGGAA; encoded by the coding sequence ATGGCCAGCTCCGGCGACCGGATTTCGCAATTGCTCGACGAGTTCCGTAACTCCCGAGACGTGATGATCACCGAGCTGAGCAAGTCGGTCATCGGCCAGCGAGACGTGCTGGAGCTGATCCTGGCTGCCATCTTCACGAGGGGCCACTGCTTGCTGGTCGGCGTGCCGGGCCTGGCGAAGACCTTGATCGTCAGCTCGATGGCCCGGATCCTCGACGTCGGCTTCAAGCGCATCCAGTTTACGCCCGACCTGATGCCCTCGGACATCACCGGTACGAACGTGCTGGAGGAGCCCGAAACCGGCCGCCGATCGTTCCGATTCGTTCCCGGTCCGATCTTCTCGAACATCATCCTCGCCGACGAGATCAACCGGACCCCGCCAAAGACTCAGGCCGCCCTGCTCCAGGCCATGCAGGAACGCGAGGTCACCGTCGGCCAGGAAACCATGAAGTTGCCCGAACCCTTCTTCGTGATCGCCACGCAGAACCCAATCGAGCAGGAAGGGACGTATCCTTTGCCCGAGGCTCAGCTCGACCGCTTCATGTTCGACATCCGGGTCGGCTACCCGAGCCAGGAGGAGGAGGAGAAGATCCTCTCGGCCACGACCAAGGGAGAATTCCCGGAGCTGCGCAAGGTGCTCTCGGCCAAGGCGATCGTAAACCTTCAGAAGCTCATCACCTCGGTGCCGATCTCCGACTACGCGGTCAAGTACGTGGCCAAGCTCGTCCGCGCCACCCGCCCGGGCGACCCACAGGCCCCGGCCTTCGTCAAGGAGCTGATCGACTGGGGGGCCGGCCCCCGGGCCGGGCAGAACCTGATCCTCGGCGGCAAGGCGATGGCCGCCATGGACGGCCGCTTCAGCGTCTCGCTCGACGACATCCGCAAGGTCGCCGTTCCGGTCCTCCGCCACCGGATCAGCACCAACTTCCAGGCCCAGGCCGAGGGCATGAGCCCCGACGACCTGATCAACCGCCTCGTCAAGGAAGTCCGCGAGCCCGACGTGCCCAAATACGATCGCCGCGGCGGTGCCGCCTGA